From Streptomyces sp. NBC_01551:
AGGACTGCCCGTTGTTCTGGACCCGCGCGGTGATGGCCGTCTTGACGGCCTTGTCGATGTCGGCGGAGGGCATCACGACGAAGGGGTCGCTGCCGCCCAGCTCCAGCACCGTCTTCTTGACCTCGTCGCCCGCGACCGACGCCACGGCCCGCCCGGCCGGCTCGCTGCCCGTCAGCGTCGCCGCCGAGACCCGGGGATCGCGCAGCACCGCCTCCACCGCGCCCGATCCGATCAGGAGGGTCTGGAAGCAGCCGTGCGGGTAGCCCGCCCGTTCGAAGAGCTCGCCCAGGTAGACCGCCGTCTGCGGGACGTTGGAGGCGTGTTTGAGCAGGCCGACGTTGCCCGCCATCAGGGCGGGCGCGGCGAACCGCATGACCTGCCAGAGGGGGAAGTTCCACGGCATCACGGCGAGGACCACGCCGAGCGGACGGTAGACGGCCCGGACGGCGGAGGCGCCACTGTCGCTGACGTCGGCGGCGGCGGGCCGCTCGTCGGCCAGCAGGGCCTCGGCCTGATCGGCGTACCAGCGCATCGCCTTCACGCATTTGGCGGCCTCGGCCCGGGCGGCCGCCAGCGGCTTGCCCATCTCGATGGTCATCGTCCGCGCGATGTCCTCGTTGTCCGCCTCCAGGAGGTCGGCGGCCCGCTTCAGCAGCGTCATCCGCTCGGCGAAGCCCGTCGAGCGGTACGAGCCGAAGGCCCGCGCGGCGTCGGCGAGACACCGCTCGATGTCGTCGGCGCCCAGGGCGTCGAAGGTGCGTACCGTCTCACCCGTCGCGGGGTTCACCGTGGCGATGGCCATCGTCGCGTCCTCCTCTTCGTGGCTGCGCAGCCTCCTCGACCCTGCCCCCTGGGGCCGGGCCGCGCAACGCGACGGCCGCCGCCCCGCCGGCGCGGAAGCGGACGGGGGCCTGGAAGCGGGCGCGCCGGGCCGCCCGCCGG
This genomic window contains:
- a CDS encoding NADP-dependent succinic semialdehyde dehydrogenase gives rise to the protein MAIATVNPATGETVRTFDALGADDIERCLADAARAFGSYRSTGFAERMTLLKRAADLLEADNEDIARTMTIEMGKPLAAARAEAAKCVKAMRWYADQAEALLADERPAAADVSDSGASAVRAVYRPLGVVLAVMPWNFPLWQVMRFAAPALMAGNVGLLKHASNVPQTAVYLGELFERAGYPHGCFQTLLIGSGAVEAVLRDPRVSAATLTGSEPAGRAVASVAGDEVKKTVLELGGSDPFVVMPSADIDKAVKTAITARVQNNGQSCIAAKRFIVHTDVYDAFAERFAAGMAALSVGDPLLESTEVGPLATEQGRADLEELVEDAVRGGATVLCGGRRPPGRERGWFYEPTVLADISADMRIDQEETFGPVATLYRVASLDEAVERANHTPFGLSSNVWTRSDEDVARFVQDLQAGGIFFNGMTASHPALPFGGVKRSGYGRELSGHGIREFCNITTVWQAAG